A genomic region of Raphanus sativus cultivar WK10039 chromosome 6, ASM80110v3, whole genome shotgun sequence contains the following coding sequences:
- the LOC130496858 gene encoding ATP synthase subunit epsilon, mitochondrial: MASNAAVPFWRAAGMTYITYSNICANLVRKCLKEPFKAESINREKVHFSLSKWADGKPQKPVLRSDAPEV; the protein is encoded by the exons ATGGCATCGAACGCAGCGGTTCCGTTCTGGAGAGCGGCGGGGATGACGTATATAACCTATTCCAACATCTGCGCGAATCTGGTGAGGAAATGTCTAAAGGAACCTTTCAAGGCTGAATCAATCAATCGCGAGAAGGTTCACTTCTCCCTCTCCAAATGGGCTGATGGAAAGCCCCAGAAACCAG TTCTGCGCTCAGATGCACCTGAAGTTTGA
- the LOC130496857 gene encoding cell wall integrity protein scw1-like, with protein sequence MAGAGIHPYHQQWPPTGAPPPPAAVSSAPPPHPPPVHHHHPPPPGLVDNHNRPPYDELRTIFIAGLPDDVKERELLNLLRWLPGYEASQVNFKGEKPMGFALFSTAQFALAARDVLQHLVFDAESKSVLHAEMAKKNLFVKRGIVGDSNAYDQSKRLRTGGGDCTHSVYSPSPFHPPPPPVWGPPHGHGYLSAAAPPYDPYAGYHAPPVPMPPSAPIAAPSSYVPVQNIKDNPPCNTLFIGNLGENINEEELRSLLSAQPGFKQMKILRQERHTVCFIEFEDVNSATNVHHNLQGAVIPSSGSVGMRIQFSKNPYGKRKDGGGHSFFPSPSTNGSQGALTYQ encoded by the exons ATGGCCGGCGCCGGAATCCACCCTTACCACCAGCAGTGGCCACCCACAGGAGCTCCGCCTCCTCCCGCCGCAGTATCATCAGCTCCTCCACCACATCCTCCGCCTGTACATCATCATCACCCTCCTCCCCCTGGTTTAGTCGACAACCATAATCGTCCTCCTTACGACGAG CTTCGGACAATCTTCATCGCTGGTCTTCCGGATGAtgtgaaagagagagagcttcTGAATCTCTTAAGATGGTTACCAGGTTACGAGGCTTCGCAGGTGAACTTCAAGGGAGAGAAGCCCATGGGCTTTGCTCTTTTCTCCACTGCACAGTTTGCCTTGGCTGCCAGAGATGTCCTTCAG CATCTGGTGTTTGATGCGGAGTCAAAGTCTGTGTTACATGCAGAGATGGCCAAGAAGAATCTCTTTGTTAAAAGAG GAATCGTTGGGGATTCAAATGCATATGATCAAAGTAAGCGCCTAAGAACTGGTGGTGGTGACTGCACACACTCTGTTTATAGTCCGTCTCCCTTCCACCCTCCCCCACCTCCAGTTTGGGGTCCACCTCATGGCCATGG GTATCTGTCAGCCGCAGCTCCACCATATGATCCCTATGCAGGTTACCATGCTCCCCCTGTACCAATGCCTCCCTCCGCACCTATAGCAGCTCCTAGTTCTTATGTGCCCGTCCAG AATATTAAGGATAACCCTCCTTGCAATACCCTTTTTATTGGTAATCTCGGGGAGAATATTAACGAAGAAGAACTGAGGAGTCTGTTGAGCGC GCAGCCTGGTTTCAAGCAAATGAAAATTCTGAGACAAGAAAGGCATACAGTTTGTTTTATTGAATTCGAG GATGTGAATAGTGCCACCAACGTTCACCATAACTTGCAAGGTGCTGTCATTCCAAGCTCTGGTTCAGTTGGCATGAGGATCCAAT TTTCCAAGAATCCATATGGGAAAAGGAAGGACGGCGGAGGCCACTCCTTCTTTCCTTCACCAAGCACTAATGGATCTCAAGGAGCCTTGACGTATCAGTAG